A single region of the Brassica rapa cultivar Chiifu-401-42 chromosome A03, CAAS_Brap_v3.01, whole genome shotgun sequence genome encodes:
- the LOC103855900 gene encoding putative protein TPRXL, with protein sequence MQRKTMVTTSSRTKSNGPVLRSQSPSGRFCGAYSNPIPSSSSSSAFASSTSSSFSSPSSAFFSNRHDNHHHSHHRSASPTRVNLYKQPQPIAFSLDTRSISPTTTNRSISVAKKPQPSKISSPRRCMCSPTTHPGSFRCSLHKNVANPHGQGTASYPTNSLNMRRSAMTNSLVRIGGVEGEWVRRALTTLIRPSSHHLRRRAAYQPRPSRLSIMSKAATECN encoded by the coding sequence atgcAAAGAAAAACAATGGTGACGACGTCGTCTCGTACAAAGTCTAACGGCCCTGTGCTCCGTTCCCAATCGCCGTCGGGCCGTTTCTGCGGCGCTTACTCTAATCCAATcccgtcgtcgtcgtcttcctCAGCGTTCGCTTCTTCTACGAGCTCTAGCTTCTCATCTCCTTCCTCAGCTTTCTTCAGCAACCGTCACGATAATCATCACCACAGCCACCACCGCTCCGCGTCACCGACTCGCGTGAATCTATACAAACAACCGCAACCGATTGCGTTTTCGCTAGACACCAGATCCATCTCCCCGACGACGACGAACAGATCCATCTCCGTCGCGAAGAAGCCTCAGCCTAGCAAGATCTCTTCCCCGAGGAGGTGTATGTGCTCTCCGACGACGCATCCCGGATCCTTCCGATGCAGTTTGCATAAAAACGTGGCGAATCCGCACGGGCAAGGAACGGCGTCGTATCCGACGAACAGTTTGAACATGCGGAGATCCGCGATGACGAATTCGCTGGTGAGGATCGGTGGAGTTGAGGGAGAGTGGGTGAGGAGAGCGTTGACGACTTTGATAAGGCCTTCGTCGCATCATCTGAGAAGGAGAGCTGCTTATCAGCCTCGTCCCAGTAGGCTATCGATCATGTCGAAGGCCGCCACCGAGTGTAATTGA
- the LOC103855902 gene encoding probable sucrose-phosphate synthase 2, which translates to MVGNDWVNSYLEAILAAEPGIGDSKSSLLLRERGHFSPSRYFVEEVITGFDETDLHRSWVQAAATRSPQERNTRLENLCWRIWNLARQKKKVEGKNAKRAAKRHLLREKARKEVTADMSEDFSEGEKADVPGEIPTLSDGNTKGRMSRVSSVDVFENWFAQHKEKKLYIVLISLHGLIRGENMELGRDSDTGGQVKYVVELARALASMPGVYRVDLLTRQVTAPDVDSSYSEPTEMLNPLDTDSTEQEHGESSGAYIVRIPFGPKDKYVPKELLWPHIPEFVDRALSYIMKISKALDEEIFEGGGGQVWPVSIHGHYADAGDSAALLSGALNVPMVFTGHSLGRDKLEQLLKQGRPKEEINANYKIMRRIEAEELCLDASEIIITSTKQEIEEQWRLYDGFDPVLERKLRARMIRGVSCLGRFMPRTVVIPPGMEFHHIVPHDVDADGDDEDPQSPDPPIWSEIMRFFSNPRKPMILALARPDPKKNLVTLVKAFGECRPLRELANLTLIMGNRNDIDELSTTNSSVLLSILKLIDKYDLYGQVAMPKHHKQSDVPEIYRLAAKTKGVFINPAFIEPFGLTLIEAGAHGLPTVATINGGPVDIHRVLDNGLLVDPHDQQAISDALLKLVSDKHLWTRCRQNGLKNIHLFSWPEHCKTYLARIASCKQRSPKWQRVEFENSDADSPSDSLRDIHDISLNLKLSLDGEKSSVDTNLDAEDTTTAERKAKLEKAVSTLSQKKISTEKIDSKMPTLKRRKHIFVISVDCSTNSDLLSVVKTVMDVAGDSTGFILSTSMTVSETHTTLLSGGLKPQDFDAVICNSGSELYFTASASSEDNKTVLPYTHDPDYHSHIEFRWGGENLRKTLIRWISSVEEKKKMKQGEILSEDEASSTNYCLSFKVKDPASIPPMKELRKLMRIQALRCNVVYCQNGARLNVIPVLASRSQALRYLLVRWGIDLSNMVVFVGDSGDTDYEGLLGGVHKTVILKGIASDLRELHGNRSYPMEDVTPLNSPNITEAEECGCDAIKVALEKLGINLRKP; encoded by the exons ATGGTGGGAAACGATTGGGTGAATAGTTACTTGGAGGCGATCCTCGCCGCGGAACCAGGAATCGGCGACTCCAAATCGTCGCTGCTACTAAGAGAGCGTGGCCATTTCAGTCCGAGTCGTTACTTCGTGGAAGAGGTCATCACTGGCTTCGATGAGACTGATCTTCACCGTTCCTGGGTCCAG GCTGCTGCAACAAGAAGTCCGCAAGAGAGGAACACGAGGTTGGAGAATTTGTGCTGGAGGATTTGGAATTTGGCTCGTCAGAAGAAAAAG GTTGAAGGGAAGAATGCTAAGCGGGCTGCTAAGCGCCATCTCTTGCGTGAAAAAGCGAGGAAGGAAGTAACTGCTGATATGTCAGAAGATTTTTCTGAAGGTGAGAAAGCAGATGTGCCTGGTGAGATTCCGACTCTTAGTGATGGCAACACTAAAGGAAGAATGTCTCGGGTCAGCTCTGTTGACGTCTTTGAGAATTGGTTTGCTCAACACAAAGAGAAGAAACTCTACATCGTCTTGATAAG TCTTCATGGTTTGATACGTGGTGAAAACATGGAGCTTGGTCGGGATTCTGATACTGGTGGCCAG GTGAAGTATGTTGTGGAACTTGCAAGAGCACTTGCCTCAATGCCAGGAGTCTATCGTGTCGATTTGTTAACCAGACAAGTAACTGCACCAGATGTGGATAGCAGCTACTCCGAACCGACTGAGATGCTGAATCCTCTGGACACAGACAGCACAGAACAAGAGCATGGGGAGAGTAGTGGGGCTTATATCGTCCGTATACCTTTCGGTCCGAAAGATAAATATGTTCCCAAAGAGCTTCTCTGGCCTCATATCCCTGAGTTTGTTGATAGAGCACTTAGCTATATTATGAAAATCTCTAAGGCTCTTGATGAAGAAATCtttgaaggaggaggaggacaaGTGTGGCCTGTTTCTATTCATGGTCACTACGCAGATGCTGGTGACTCCGCTGCTCTTCTCTCTGGGGCTCTGAACGTACCGATGGTTTTCACTGGCCATTCTCTTGGTCGTGATAAGCTTGAGCAGCTCCTGAAACAAGGACGTCCAAAAGAAGAAATCAATGCTAATTACAAAATAATGAGGCGGATAGAGGCAGAGGAGTTGTGTCTTGATGCTTCTGAAATAATCATAACTAGTACAAAGCAGGAGATAGAAGAGCAATGGCGCCTTTATGATGGTTTTGATCCGGTTTTGGAGCGTAAACTCAGAGCAAGGATGATAAGGGGAGTGAGCTGTCTAGGCAGATTCATGCCTCGCACGGTT GTGATTCCTCCCGGAATGGAGTTTCATCACATTGTACCACATGATGTGGATGcagatggagatgatgaagatcCTCAATCTCCTGATCCACCAATTTGGTCTGAG ATTATGCGTTTCTTTTCTAACCCGCGCAAGCCTATGATACTAGCTCTTGCTCGTCCAGACCCTAAAAAGAACTTGGTTACTCTAGTCAAAGCCTTTGGAGAGTGCCGTCCACTACGGGAACTTGCTAACCTT ACACTGATAATGGGAAACAGAAATGATATTGATGAGTTGTCCACCACGAATTCATCGGTGCTGCTATCAATTCTGAAGTTAATCGACAAGTACGACCTATATGGTCAAGTGGCAATGCCTAAGCATCACAAACAATCAGATGTTCCTGAAATTTACCGTTTAGCTGCCAAAACAAAG ggagtatttataaatccagcTTTCATTGAACCATTTGGATTGACTCTAATCGAG GCAGGAGCTCATGGTCTGCCCACTGTTGCAACAATAAATGGAGGACCTGTAGATATTCATCGG GTTCTAGACAATGGTCTTCTGGTTGACCCTCATGACCAGCAAGCTATATCAGACGCCCTCTTGAAACTGGTCTCAGACAAGCATCTCTGGACAAGATGCAGACAAAACGGACTTAAAAACATCCACTTATTCTCATGGCCAGAGCATTGCAAAACATACTTGGCTCGGATAGCTTCTTGCAAGCAAAGATCTCCCAAATGGCAGAGAGTCGAGTTCGAAAACTCGGACGCCGATTCGCCAAGCGACTCCCTCAGAGACATACACGACATCTCCTTGAACCTAAAACTTTCCCTGGACGGCGAAAAGAGCAGCGTAGATACCAACTTAGACGCTGAAGACACCACCACCGCTGAAAGAAAAGCTAAGCTGGAGAAAGCTGTTTCAACCTTGTCGCAAAAGAAGATCTCAACTGAGAAAATAGACTCAAAGATGCCGACTCTTAAAAGACGGAAACATATCTTCGTCATCTCTGTTGACTGCAGCACAAACTCTGATCTTCTCTCGGTGGTGAAAACAGTTATGGACGTTGCTGGTGACTCAACAGGGTTTATACTCTCGACCTCAATGACTGTATCCGAGACTCACACAACATTGCTCTCAGGAGGGTTGAAGCCACAAGACTTCGACGCTGTTATCTGCAACAGTGGGAGTGAGCTTTACTTCACCGCCTCTGCTTCTTCTGAGGATAATAAAACGGTGCTTCCTTATACGCACGATCCGGATTACCATTCTCACATAGAGTTCAGATGGGGTGGAGAGAATTTGAGGAAGACTTTGATTCGTTGGATTAGTTCtgttgaagagaagaagaagatgaaacaagGAGAGATTTTATCTGAAGACGAAGCTTCTTCGACTAACTATTGCTTATCTTTCAAAGTGAAAGATCCTGCTTCG ATTCCTCCAATGAAGGAGCTGAGGAAGCTGATGAGAATCCAAGCGTTACGTTGCAATGTGGTTTACTGTCAGAATGGAGCTAGGTTGAACGTGATCCCTGTTCTTGCCTCACGATCTCAAGCCCTTAG GTACTTGCTAGTGCGATGGGGAATTGATTTATCGAACATGGTGGTGTTTGTGGGAGATTCAGGTGACACGGATTACGAAGGCTTGCTTGGAGGGGTTCACAAAACTGTGATACTAAAAGGCATAGCCAGTGACTTGCGTGAACTACATGGCAACAGAAGTTACCCAATGGAAGACGTGACGCCACTCAACAGTCCTAATATAACCGAAGCTGAAGAATGTGGTTGTGATGCTATCAAGGTCGCCCTTGAGAAGCTTGGGATTAATCTCCGAAAGCCTTGA